Proteins found in one Caloramator mitchellensis genomic segment:
- the thiT gene encoding energy-coupled thiamine transporter ThiT: MQFLNVFESISKITLISWVLVVALVLVGLALLKFSKSNEKMTTRKLTFASLLIAMSFVLSFVKFLQMPQGGTVTLGSMIPIMLFAYLFGVREGLLAGAVYGLLQFIQEPYIVHWAQVLVDYPFAFAALGLAGLYRRNFTVAIMIGGVGRMIFHILSGAIFFASYAPEGMNPFWYSIVYNVSYLGPDLLLCILISLIPQFKGMVNKIRTI, from the coding sequence ATGCAATTTTTAAACGTGTTTGAGAGCATCTCAAAAATCACTCTAATCTCATGGGTGCTGGTGGTAGCACTTGTTCTTGTAGGGCTTGCCCTACTGAAATTTTCAAAATCAAATGAAAAGATGACTACAAGAAAATTAACATTTGCAAGCCTTTTGATTGCGATGTCATTCGTATTGTCATTTGTTAAGTTCCTTCAGATGCCACAGGGGGGAACAGTTACGCTTGGTAGCATGATTCCAATAATGTTATTCGCATATTTGTTTGGAGTAAGAGAAGGACTTTTAGCAGGGGCTGTTTATGGGCTCTTACAATTTATACAGGAACCATATATTGTCCATTGGGCACAGGTTCTTGTAGACTACCCATTTGCTTTTGCTGCACTTGGACTTGCGGGATTATATAGAAGGAATTTTACAGTTGCGATTATGATAGGTGGAGTTGGAAGAATGATATTCCATATATTATCAGGGGCAATTTTCTTTGCAAGCTATGCTCCAGAGGGGATGAATCCTTTCTGGTATTCAATAGTTTATAATGTATCCTACCTAGGACCAGACCTATTATTGTGTATATTGATATCACTAATTCCTCAGTTTAAAGGCATGGTGAATAAGATTAGAACAATATGA
- a CDS encoding amino acid permease yields the protein MSNAKKLGLWTLVMLTFVPTFGFGNITSNAVYLGPAAIPSWLLVSLLYFFPLSIMIAELASANQDKEGGLYTWIESVIGPKWAFIGTWSYFVANLFYLQMVFARIPVATSWAIFGENRFNDQNAHLLPYLSIVIAIILTYIATTGVKKFSKLSDFGGKFTLAATVIFIVFAIVGYFAGTPSATQFTAENTIPKFDSAYFATFSWLLFAVAGAEVAGTYIKDVDNPEKTFPKAVLIATVFIAIAYVIGSVAVSLVASPEVLEQENLKNAGYVVYKILAENWGINGKIVVQIYALIFTITSIAAYIVWIESPIRAMFAEVPEGTFPKFLTEKSEDGTLKKALWAQCALVVVMIAVPLLGLNSIDAFFKLLADLSALSLVIPYVVLIGAYIVFKLRGTKAPFTFFKSNAGAMTFAWIAMVLSIAGFFGAGLDYVLGSETTKDAVVSIVKTYGGPIILILLGYVLTYFTKLANKKSGDIHLNS from the coding sequence ATGAGCAATGCAAAAAAACTAGGTCTTTGGACGCTTGTTATGCTTACCTTCGTTCCAACATTCGGGTTCGGTAACATAACGTCAAATGCAGTTTATCTTGGGCCTGCAGCAATTCCATCATGGCTTTTGGTATCATTGTTATACTTCTTCCCACTGTCAATCATGATTGCGGAATTGGCTTCAGCAAACCAGGACAAAGAAGGTGGTCTTTACACTTGGATTGAAAGTGTAATCGGACCAAAGTGGGCGTTTATAGGAACATGGTCGTATTTCGTTGCTAACTTGTTCTATCTTCAAATGGTGTTCGCAAGAATACCAGTTGCAACTTCATGGGCTATATTTGGCGAAAACAGATTCAACGACCAAAATGCTCACCTATTGCCATACTTGAGCATAGTTATTGCAATAATATTAACTTATATTGCAACAACTGGCGTTAAGAAATTCTCAAAGCTTAGCGACTTTGGTGGAAAATTTACTTTGGCAGCAACAGTAATATTTATAGTTTTTGCTATAGTTGGTTATTTTGCTGGAACTCCTTCAGCAACTCAATTTACTGCTGAAAACACTATCCCTAAATTTGACAGCGCATATTTTGCAACATTCTCATGGCTATTATTTGCAGTTGCGGGTGCAGAAGTTGCAGGAACTTATATAAAGGATGTCGACAACCCAGAAAAGACATTCCCTAAGGCAGTATTGATTGCTACAGTATTTATTGCAATTGCATACGTTATAGGTTCTGTTGCAGTTTCACTTGTCGCATCACCTGAAGTTCTTGAACAAGAAAACCTTAAGAATGCAGGTTATGTAGTTTACAAGATACTTGCTGAAAACTGGGGAATCAATGGAAAGATAGTTGTTCAAATATACGCATTAATTTTCACAATTACTTCAATTGCAGCATATATAGTTTGGATTGAATCACCAATCAGAGCTATGTTTGCTGAAGTTCCAGAAGGAACATTCCCGAAATTCTTAACTGAAAAATCAGAGGATGGAACATTAAAGAAGGCTCTATGGGCACAATGTGCGCTTGTTGTAGTTATGATTGCTGTTCCACTTTTAGGACTTAACTCAATAGATGCATTCTTTAAACTATTAGCTGACCTATCAGCTCTATCACTTGTAATTCCATATGTTGTATTGATTGGAGCATATATAGTGTTCAAGCTAAGAGGAACAAAGGCTCCATTCACATTCTTTAAATCAAACGCAGGTGCAATGACATTTGCTTGGATCGCAATGGTTCTTTCAATTGCAGGTTTCTTTGGAGCAGGACTTGACTATGTTTTAGGTTCAGAAACTACAAAGGACGCTGTTGTATCAATAGTTAAAACCTACGGCGGCCCAATAATACTAATTCTTCTTGGCTATGTTTTAACCTACTTCACAAAGCTTGCCAACAAGAAGTCTGGTGACATTCACTTGAATTCTTGA